In Lineus longissimus chromosome 5, tnLinLong1.2, whole genome shotgun sequence, the genomic stretch ACTTTTGGCCTAAAAATGAATTCTCCTTCTGACCAGTTCTGGAAACTAAAAATAAGAGAATCTTTTCAATTACACCACGACCaataatcaacataatttatcaCATTCAATTCCAATAATGAGTCATAATTTCTGAGCACAACGTCAATCTACGATTTTGATGATGGTATAATGTGTGACTACACAATGTTTATCGCTATGATATTGATATGTAAATGTCATGTAAATGAAACATAAAGAAAAACAGCATCAACCAAGATAAAGTTCTTGGACAAGCCCAACTTTGTGTTAgaagtaggcctaggccctatgtCATGCATTAGGGTGTAGCTTGTAGATGGATTGGATGGCTGGGTGAGGTCGAGGACAATCACATTCAAAAGTTAATAGTTCAAAATTGAACCACAATCTTTCCATGACAACTATTTCAAAATGTACCACGGGAAGGAAAGTACCCACTAaacacaataactggacaaGATATTCAAGAAAAACAGTTTATTTCTCCTGGAAAGCAGTGGGAGGAAAAGGCTCTGTTGAACATGTAGATGTagtatgctaatgagcagattACTGTGCTGGCAACAAAGAAGAGAGAAAAGAGTCCACTTCGTTGGCAAAATAAACAGTGAAATCGACAAAAATTCGAGATAACTTACAATTGTTACGATAGAAGTGATTGTTATAAATGACACAAGTGAGATGTTACTCATCAAAAACACGTGAAAATCGATGAAACTTAGAAGTTACCCTGACCGAGATTTCTTGGAAATGAACACGATGTCAGTTTATTGACATTTAAATGCCCAGTGTCgtaaaaagaaacatttcgttGCAATCTCTTCTAGAACAAAACAAATAATTATAATGAATCATGCATGAACCAATAATTATCACGCCCAATCTGTTCATATACAAATAAAGTTTTTTGATTATCGTTCTTTTACACCCCTTTTCCGTTTTGCAGCATTCAGATTTTCCCGAGATTTCCCGGGATTTCACGAGAGTTCACGGGATTTTCTAGAATTATGGGATGGATAGAGAAGACGTTCGCCATTTTGAGAAGAATCGGAGATTCTTTCGCGCCTGAAACATTGTCATAATTTGCCACAAATTGAGACATAAATTCATATCGAGTACGGTCATTGTGATGATCATATATTAAAGAAAGAATAAGTTGCATTTATATACCAGTACGTGCCCAGTTTCAAGCGTGAGAAGCCATTTATTCCGACCCCCGTCCCCCTTTCACGAtccagttttcatgattttcGGTAACGTTCTTAATCCAGGGGGCGGCCGTCGTCTTCCTTCATTTTTCATGAGAAGTTTATGATATTGTATGTAAGGTAGCTTTCGATAGCACTAACCATGGTCATGTTGGTGTTGCATAATGATAATGACGGAACATATTTCATGTAAAAATGTTTATTGGATCATGTATAGTATAGGCCTAGCAATGTATgtcatcaaattcaaatcaatGACATCATGTAGTCACCAGTCTGACACcctaaaaaaacatgaaaaaagaaaCCACCAACACTGACGTTACGCGATTTTGCCACTTTCTGTCCTATTGCCATTCAATGCTTTAACGTTGTGACGTTTATTCCCATGAAAAGTGGCTGGCGATATTATGCATGATGATGTTGTCTATTGTTGTGGTGGTGATAATACATATGTAATATAGCCACCGGTAGCCCTCGGCCCTATATCATATAGCCTATAGGCCTAGAGCAGGCATATACACAATCGGGCGTATCTCGTAATGTTGTACAACTATAGAATAATTATCATACAAGTGACAGTATGTACAAAGACATCATCAAAACGTGAGACAGTGCCTAACTTGCAGTACATGAGTAGGCCTAAAGCAGACCTGACCACTGTCAAGTCTCGTTATGTCCCACCTTTGCGTGGGCGCCTGTGCTCTTGGCGGATACGCTTATACTACCACCTTGTCTGGCCATTTTAGGCCTAGGGTCTGGGAAACATTGACTACTGTCACTCATTGAGTAATAAATTGAATAGATTTAGAATTGTCTTTAGGTATGCTAGGCTTACCATAGGTTTCAACGGTCAAATATTTCACATTGAGAGACAATCACTGTAGAGGCATTGTCTGTCTTGTGTGTGTCTTTGACCATCATTGAGCGATGAACATAATGAAGACTGTAACATTGTAGTAAAGATGTTATGTTTTCCCGACCACCAGTGGTGTGTGGACTGGGTGCATGTGGAAAAGGGCTTATTCCCCACAGGTTTAAAACTGCAGGCTGCGCTGTCGGTTCAGTAAAGGGATTCATGATTAACATGTAATAAAGGTATTAATActtaacaacaaaaacaaaaaaatcatggGAATGTGCAATCCTAAAAATAAATCTTATCATAATCTGCCTTTTATGATGATTGGTGGAGTCAAGAACAAATGTATCATTTAATAATgacagttgtttttttttgtattgCAGATTTTCCAGTCATGTTCTGGAAGTTTACGTTGCTGACGTCGCACATAGAGACGCTCCTTGAAAAAGAGGTAAGTTTATTCCTGCTGCATAATTCATGTTTGAAAATTGGGCAAGATTTATTTTTACCAACTAGGTTGCGTTGGTGAAGTGTTGCTAATTGACAGTTTCTCGCATTTAATGACGGCCCTTTCATTTTGTGATGGCAGGAAATGGTTTCTTGTTTCTGATGGCCTACAAATAGAGATTAATAGGGGATAGGTTTTTCTGCAGCTTAGAATACATGTATCCAATTTGTATTCCACAGCCAATCAATTAATTTTTCTCTTGGCAAAAGTCCAACTTGGCATTAAGTGTTGGCACACCTTGGTAATTATCCTAGTTTATGAACTGTATGGTATGGTTATGAAATGAAGTAATACATTCCAGCTCACCACATTGTACAGTCCATTTCATTCTGCTCATTTGCTTGACAGTCACCAACACAAATCCACCATATGCCCTTTAAGTCCTCCACATGCCCTTAAATTTTGCGATATGAGTAATGAGAGTGTGAATAGCTGCCCTAATGGCTTTATTATTAAATGTTTAGTAATGGCAATCCACCAGTAAAACTTTAAAACTATTGAGTAGGCACATATAGGGTTGCTATGATAGTGACTTTTAAACCTCATCTTCAGTCTACAAGCACAAAAACTAATGGTGCTAGTGTAAGAGTGAGGCTATGAATTGACAGGTTATGAATGATGCCACATGTAGTCACAACCTATTTGGCGCAATATACATGTTTGTAGTCTGTTTTAAACTGTGCTGAATCTGTGATAATATTTGTGTTTGCAGGATGTCACCCTACAGGAGCTTATGGACGAAGACGATGTTCTTCAAGAATGTAAAGCTCAAAACAGGAAGCTCCTAGATATGTAAGTTTTACTTTCTCTTTGTTTACATGTAGATGACAGTCACATCTGTAATCACAACATCTGGAATGGGTACCAGGATGTAAATCTGGCCTTGCAAAATTGGTCGGATGATGGTTTGATTTTTGCTCTTTTTTTTAGGCTAGTCCGTCCTGATATCATGGAAGAACTGGTGAACTTTATAACGCAGGAGCCTGTTGAAGACACTGATGAAAAAGTTAGATACAAGTAAGTTTTCAGTTTGAATATGTTTGACTTATGTCCTTATTGTACACTCGGCTAAATCTTTACAGTGGAGATTTTTATTTGAGCTGATGGATCTCGTTAATCAATTCAAATGGAGCTGGTAATGGGGTTAAATATGCTGTATTGTACTTGGCTTTTAAAAGTTCTTGCAGTTGCACATGAATGCCAACATAAATTTAAAAATCTAGtttaaaaattgatgaaaactgTTGTAGTGCTCAGCAGACTATTCCATCAGCCTCAGGTATGTTTTTTTTACTCGAGGTTAACCAGGTTGGCCAGGTGAAGTTGGGTTCTAAATTTCTTCTTggggtgataatgatgatggctctctagtacatgtagtgtaaaGGAGTTATTGTTTTTATGCCATGGATACCAACCAATTAGAGCAGACAATGGAGTGCAAGGTCTTATTCAAGAGTTGGGGGTAGATATCCTCTCCATCGGCCAAACTATTGATGTAGACTTCTGGCCCAGTTTTAAAAATGTCACAAATCTCAGTTGGACAGTCTTCTGTTCTTAACATTTTGGCAGCATGTTCACTAAGACAGCATTGTCAATTGACTCACATCAAAATGTTTATAACTTGTGTCTTgcatttgttttctttcaaataaaaaataagTTTGTTAATGATATCTTACAGATATCCTAACACTGCTTGTGAGTTACTCACATCTGATGTATCTGTCATCAATGACAAATTGGCTGGGGAAGAAGCCTTGCTGAACAAAATCTACAGTTTCCTTGAAAGTGAAGGACCTCTTAACCCACTTTTGGCAAGCTTCTTTAGCAAAGTTATGGGGCTGCTCATTGCAAGGAAAAGTGAAAGTGTAAGTATAATGTTGGGCTGTCCAGAAGTGATAGCGGTTTATTGCCAGCCAGTACAATCAGCTGCACAATGTACGTTTTTTCAGTGCTTTATGTATTAAGAGTCCCATCATTTACACTCGTGCTGAACATTCAAATAGGTGGTATTATCACATCAACACAGGTGATAATTGTTGGTATTTGTAAAAAACAAGCACTTACTTTCTGGCTTGGTGTGTTGATCAGTCAGGCTATGCAGAAAACATCGTTCTCTGTAACACATATTAAAAAGATTTCACTGGATATGTTAAGATTTTAATTTCCATGATAAGACTGTTTTTAATCCTATACTTGATCATGTGTTGTAAAATTTCTGGCTGATGTGAAAATGGTATTTGTGCCAAAAGCATGTCTTTAACAAAAGTCTGTTGATTGCCACAAAATGGTGTCACTTTTCACTATGATAATCATAACTTACAAATAGGTCCCTCGCTCTTTCAGATGGTAGAATTTCTCCAAGGCAAGGACGACTTTGTTGGGGCTCTGCTGAGTCATCTCGGGACATCTGCCATAATGGATCTGCTTCTACGTCTCATAACATGTATAGAGTGTCCAGAAGTTAGACTTAATGTGATAACAGTAAGTGAATGAAAAAAGtgacaaatttgaaatcgccaactGTCCATTTGAAGAAACAGTGTGAATGTGATGATACTGGCAGACTTCAGATTGTGATGAAATTTGCCTAAGTAGCTATAGCAGAGACATTGTGAAGTAGCTTGGTAAACAGAACCATGGCTGGATCTGATTTTTAAAAAGGAACTAACCTTATACTCCTCTTTCTTTCAGTGGTTAAATGAGCAAAAGTTGGTGCAGAGACTGATTGGCCTCTTGGATAGTACTGTTCAAGAAGAGGTGAGTGGAATGagaatcttgctgctgatagtTGTCAACCTGGTCTGCGTTTATATTCTGATGGGTTCCAGTGATCCATCCACGCTGGTCGGAACGGACCAACACATGACTTATGGCCAAAAAGTGAACCACTCTGGCTAAGTGTGCTGCTTGCTTAAAACCTTCTAAAAATATTGGACAGCTTCATACAATGGTGTATTGTGGAAATAACTATTGTTTAATTTTCTTTCAGAAACATTGTAATGCATCTCAGGCAATCTGTGACATGATCAAACTTAGTCGTGAAAGAAATGTTCAGATGCAAGATGAGGCTGAGCCAGACCCACTTCTGGAAACGTTGGAATCGTAAGTATTTCGTAACTTTGTAGCTAAATTGGCCACCCTACAAAATTGGAGAATTGCCTTTTGATACAGTTTAGTAATAATGTCTTCTTTATGTTTGCTCGTTCACCTGTCAAATTACTATGAAAATCCTTTTTCCAGACCGGACACGATATCCGACATGCTTACGCACATGTTTGACCACAAGATGAATGAGTCTGTACTAGTCAATGGTCTCGCAATCTTACAGACTCTGTTGGAGTTCAAGAGACCCGTTGCGTAAGTGTCAGTCTGTGATATGCTCCAGGATgacaatttttttgtttctATCACATGATGTTTGAAAAGTGGTCGAGTGTTGTCTTAAGTttgtcaatgttcatgatatcttATTGCATGACTACTCGAAGGAGTAAGCTTTTATGATGAAGATGTTCACTGGTGATACAAAACATAGCTACTGAGCTATCTTGCTTTCAACATGAGTTCTCAAGGCATTTAACTGAAACTGTTTTCCATTACAGATTGTTTGCAAGTTTTGAAGGAAATCAAGAGACAATGACACAACTTGATGAAGAGAGACTACAGCAGGGTATACACAATACGCTGCAAGCTCTGATCCCTAGGTTAAAAGACATTCACAATTTGCTGGTAGAACCACCTAAGGTGAGCTTCCAGATTAATTCTTGGGGAGACTGAATAATCAACATAAGAAGATGCAGTTTGTAAATCTCTCTCATTCTCAATACTGTTATACTAATATTCAGTCATGTGAACGAGTGTGTTTGATGTTTTCGGGATGGCATATTGTGCAGTGCTCAAACTTCCTTGATGTTACAGGTAATAACCTGCCATGATACAGATAATCATCTTGTCCAACCTTTTTGCTGGGCTTTGATTCTGTTCATTCAGTTACCTATTTCTTTTACAGCAATATTACAACACAATGCCTACAACACTTGGATCGTTAGACCCACCACTGGGAAACACTCGGTTACAAGTGTCTCGTCTAATAGCCACAGTAGTAGCAACAAATACATCTAGTGTTGATCTAGAATTAGTCAACTTGGGGACCATTAAGGTTTTATTAGTAAGTATTGTATTCATTTTGAGTGTGCAACTAAGTTATAGATTTTGACAACAGTATTCTTTTGGCTGGGAAGATCACTGGCATTCACAGATTTCATGTAGCACAACTAAACTTTTCATCCAAGTTCACAGGTGATATCTGGCCAGGATGTTGAAATGATATTGAGCATTGGAATTAATAGCAAGTTGATAATCCACGTGGGACTAGATTGAACAGAAtgtgcaattacatgtactggtTTGTGGCATATCTGCAGTTCATATTCGCCCGTTATCTGCTCATGTTACTAAATATCTTGTTATTTTTTTTACTTACGCTTCTTTCCGTTACCTTTCAGAATTTATTTTATGACTATAGCTGGAATAATTTTTTACATACACAAGTGGTGCACTTAATAACGTCTATATTAAACAATGCGGCGGTTACAATTGATGGTGAAGAGAAGCATCCTCTTTTGCAAGAGGTAAGTACTGGTTATCAGTAAGATGTGGTTAGTTTTCAACGTAGGATATCGTTGAGCCAGGGAATGATGTTACTTTTGGAGATGAAACATGATGATATTTCTATTCGCTAGTATAGTATCTGACCCTGGTTCTTCAAGAAGATAATCTTGAGTTCATTTATGAAATTGTCAGGAGGCTGATATAATAGCCTAATGGCAGCAAGTGCAGTGCTTGCTTGGTGTTTTTAAACGAGACTGAGATTATGACGACATTGCTCAAACTTCTTGTCTTGTCTTATCCTTTAAACGTTGCCTTGCTTTCTTTCCAGGTTGTCTGTGAATGCCGATTATTAGAGAAGCTTTTAGATAGCTGGGAGGACAATGAACAAATTCAGTAAGTTGGAAGATTACTATAAATAGGCATTCTTCTTATGAAGTGCATGGACTTGGTTTTGGGATCAGAATTTTGTTGTATTCCGGTCCTGTGGAAATATAAAGATGATTCTTTGAATTGGTAGTAGCATCTGTCCTCGGTTTATCCTGTGTTAGGATTTTCAGTTTGCGATCTTCAAGACCAATTCTTATTGAGAAAATATCGTTCTGATGATGATATTCATGAATGTTATTTCCAGGGCAAGACCTGGTGGGCATCGAAGAGGATTCATGGGGCATCTAACAAAAATGGCCAATGAATTTGTGCAGGTCACAGAACGGGGGAATAATGTGGAACGAATTAAGGAATTGTTAAAAGGTTAGTGGTTTTTTTTGTTACTAGAGTTCAGATTGTATGTTCatgtttttgagatttttcttgtCATGATCAGAAGGTTTTGGAAACTTTaagattttcaaaacaaaaccgCTTATGAACTTTGTTCAGCCAGAGCAGTATTGGTTGCAAGGACCAGTCGTCCATTATTTAAACTTTATTTTGTGAATGACTGCAGTCTACTTTGACCCTGTCAGATTCTGATCCCCGCTTCACCTGCACATTTCTTCTTATTTTCTAGAAGTTCCAGATGATGTTCAAGAAAAGTGGGATTCTTTTGTCTCAGGAACACTAGCAGACTGCAACAAGAAAAACACTGTTGATCTAGTAAGTAAACCTTCGAAATTGTTTTCACAATCACCAAGATTGCGTTTAACAACATTTAGGAACCAAGGAGTGATGTTACATTTCGAAATGATTatgaatgattcttctaatCGCTAGTATAGTATCTGACCTTGGCTTTCATTTGTTCAGTGATTTCAAAAATTAATCATGCTCATCGAAACTGAGGTTAGTCTGACACAATTTCTGTAGTGGTATTCGCATGATGCATTATGAATGGTGTTAGTCATTTGTAGTTACAAATTCTGTTATTGTCCGCTATAAAGGACTGGATCAATTGTGACCCCTGTCACCCTGAAGCTGGTTGAAATTGTATATGAGCTCATTAAAAACATAATGTTGAGCGTATCTCTAAAAAAGTATTTTGCAAATATGACGCCAAGCTCAAGTTGTGAATGAAATAAAACTGATGGTGTCTTCTATGCTAATCATTTTACCGACCCTCAGGAGCTCCCATGTGGACCTGACCTTCTGGCCAGAGTAAGTAGCCATTTAACATGGACGCACCTGACTCCTTATGTTGCTGTTCAATTATTGGTTCTTGCGGGGCTATCAATCACAACAATTTTGTAAAGCACACCTATTGGTCTTAATTTTGATGAAGTCGCCATTAATGCCTTCTCGATTAGTCGTGGAGTTGAGATGTTTAGTGCCAACACACCTTGGCTGAAATTTCCAAACGGCCATCCTTCATGACAGTTGCAGGAGATGGAACAGATTATTTGACTTCAAAATTATTGTCAGCAGTCGCTTCAACATCCATCTGTTGGCAGCCATCGTACAGAAAATGCTGCAGCGAATTTCAGCTCCAACATGTTGTCTTATTGTTGgacatattttacaaaattgttgATGTATGGCTTCAAACATAAAGTGATACAATGAATCCCTTAGTTACAGGTTTAAATTTTGGTTTCTTTTAATGATGGAAACCTTTGGGCATGGTTCATTCTTGCTGTGTAAGACACTTGCCCTTGAGTTGCATGCGGCCCTCTTGCATTGATCATTTGGAAGAAGCCACCTTTTTAGCATTTGATTTGGATTAGTCTAAACACAGCTTGCATTTGGGATAGATATTCTGTAGCCACGCACAGGAGGGCGTGTAGTGCTTTAGAATGAGAGGTTGCAATGTAACAACTGTATCTGGTTCTGAGGGTGGCCCATTGCTGCATAGTTGAACCCTACAATGTCTTTTGGTGAAAGCTTGTTGATTGAAATTGGTCGGCAGGATGTCTTGGTTTtacaaaacaacttttcagtttGACATGTGCTACCAAGGGGCGAGGGCTACTGAAACGAATAGATGGCTCACTCAAAACAAAAAGTGTTGGTCATTTATTTGCACTACATGAAAAACTTTCTAAAACACTGTTCATCTGCAAGTTCCTCACCATTGATTTATTTGAGACTTCTTATAATCTTCTTATACAGTCTTGGTCAAAAGACTTGCTAAGTTGCTTCTGTTTTTTGGTGCACCCATCAGTAGAGCGTTCATGTCTTATGTGCTTGATAGAATCCTTGTTTGCTGTAAGCAGCATTGAAGTTTGCTGCATATCATTCTAACACGCTTGTTTGACTGAAACCTTATCATCATGTTGATACTGTTTCTGGCTGTAGAATACATACCTCACTGCTTCAGAGTTCCATCCTTCCTTTGGAAATGGAATTGAAAagactgttgttggttattcgATAACTTTTAATGTTCCAATTTAATAGGTTAATTGCATGCAAATAATCTTCACTGTTTCTCATCATTTTTCTCTGTATTTGATTTGTCAGTTTTTTCTCGGTCA encodes the following:
- the LOC135488747 gene encoding serine/threonine-protein phosphatase 6 regulatory subunit 3-like isoform X4; this encodes MFWKFTLLTSHIETLLEKEDVTLQELMDEDDVLQECKAQNRKLLDMLVRPDIMEELVNFITQEPVEDTDEKVRYKYPNTACELLTSDVSVINDKLAGEEALLNKIYSFLESEGPLNPLLASFFSKVMGLLIARKSESMVEFLQGKDDFVGALLSHLGTSAIMDLLLRLITCIECPEVRLNVITWLNEQKLVQRLIGLLDSTVQEEKHCNASQAICDMIKLSRERNVQMQDEAEPDPLLETLESPDTISDMLTHMFDHKMNESVLVNGLAILQTLLEFKRPVALFASFEGNQETMTQLDEERLQQGIHNTLQALIPRLKDIHNLLVEPPKQYYNTMPTTLGSLDPPLGNTRLQVSRLIATVVATNTSSVDLELVNLGTIKVLLNLFYDYSWNNFLHTQVVHLITSILNNAAVTIDGEEKHPLLQEVVCECRLLEKLLDSWEDNEQIQARPGGHRRGFMGHLTKMANEFVQVTERGNNVERIKELLKEVPDDVQEKWDSFVSGTLADCNKKNTVDLVGAHPLPSSSEDDDADFSNIPFPQDTAMQQLQQMTSNFIDQFGFNEEEFAEQNEHVDSQFNDKISSIDFSISTNEEPPNAAMFEQVCNQRIQRFDDAERDSDEDVWEEKEITYSPGMDSEKQSVPQRRARAGASSDEDSSDEEDLDSPAVIRSQPPSASSTEKMDVDSTQDWPANFHDEPMEPAPVAMDTVPSAWENPAPSIPQETGWASFGDAKSEGAAGKDEEWADFTSFSSMEATTSNSDQPRSSSPDRMDIAESTSSRTAAYVVPNDAESKEVASSSDSTSSNPSSSSDAKEAVAPKSPATTDVMAVEPDSTSSDPLPDNGTAQSCDNHSSSQDNTNSDDVTNLTEFNAELPPDHDEEDDDLSDNFNFLAARGLMKTVKPNKVETEVHGNGPTEPDSSIDTSPKKLETKESCSSPADSATSPPVTLNGPV